From a region of the Candidatus Rhabdochlamydia porcellionis genome:
- a CDS encoding autotransporter domain-containing protein, with the protein MKKIKLIPNSMIKLLGISCCSWMVWTSINAYSEQIVIDANILHTFESINKRPIKKPPLEVVFNKSFADSQENTATADSTIVIQKPLTFDGSNKTIRLATDSHQELLKIEMPERTDVCTFKNIGSIEGDVNLIKGIFSIPVGVVKGVIKNHAELVLVANDRQIIDQEIEGSGVLKIQGIGTIQLQTPYPIERGVIFSGGGNKISSLVVNTKVAPEQYLVTLREGDWIVFNQDFNGTYTGAISGAGGLAKLGKGVLTLTGNNKNRNSITRIFSGEISIKSSENLGEHGFVSFKGGALHITDSLEIKNSLVGNVRLIIDEGKTAEISGSVGNEQIPESALSIEGKGTICLKGPNSYQGDTNVLGAILQLESEANLGKGALILNHATLKAASDTRHLDLKRDMVLDKVGIIHTNDRTINILGNIRSDLEQARLIKEGSGKLAIHGNLHNTNLSIKEGIVHVSPPFGADQELVFRKMESVQGTLSKIDEYKEHALSLRESPMKVLNNVFIHSDADLMIDRNLVYINDLSGDGRIMLQDNSGYLVMESGDFSGSLSSSLPSSRFTGNDLTIVKTGKGELKLKGDNSNLFANLMIKEGKVQANGSMGVDVIVTETGIFSGNSSVTSLLNEGGVAPGNSIGTLHVEEDFTQSPLGRLDIKVNAKRESDVVTVGNQASLAGRLRILPEPGIYQTGAEYTILDAKTVEGTFDNVENTALDIALFDVGYKPDEVVLSVTKTMYQLPTDNNMSDFSKNLTNLMQDAQFKEGTDAFKIIENIFAVDNKDLDKVYSQMAPVQLGGMTYESYINAASVANSFTNALRRNDRCVDSISTIWMEPMGHYAHQTYGYGLENYKSYMGGVVVGGYHFANENIVIGGGIGYTDSCLIWDKKAAVSHISSFYAGLNGGWIGSSFYANASIIVSANTFENKRHLKFAKVDHIIKSEHHGIGLTSRVEAGYNFAVTQNICLRPFVDLSSYHIFERPVNEKKSSPFHFHRAALTSHELQGKIAMEATGNFTCNSLCFSPGMLLGWIAQTPIGKADYKVSLNDTDKHLDVKGFQKHKINQQIAVGANVIASYKATAISLYYELDLEKNHSLIHQAAASIDLKF; encoded by the coding sequence GTGAAAAAAATAAAATTAATACCTAATTCTATGATTAAATTATTGGGCATTTCATGCTGTTCTTGGATGGTATGGACATCTATAAACGCTTATTCTGAGCAAATTGTAATAGACGCTAATATACTACACACATTTGAATCCATTAATAAGCGCCCGATTAAGAAACCTCCTTTAGAGGTCGTGTTTAACAAAAGTTTTGCAGATTCTCAGGAAAATACCGCAACTGCTGATTCTACAATTGTTATTCAAAAACCGCTGACATTTGATGGGAGCAATAAAACAATTCGGCTAGCTACAGATTCTCATCAAGAGTTATTGAAAATTGAAATGCCTGAAAGAACCGATGTATGTACTTTTAAAAATATAGGATCCATTGAAGGAGATGTGAATCTTATAAAAGGAATTTTTTCTATACCTGTTGGAGTTGTTAAAGGAGTCATTAAAAACCATGCAGAGCTTGTTTTGGTAGCAAATGATAGGCAAATTATAGATCAAGAGATCGAGGGTTCTGGTGTTCTTAAAATTCAAGGGATAGGAACAATTCAGTTACAGACACCCTATCCTATTGAAAGAGGAGTAATATTTAGTGGAGGAGGAAATAAAATTTCTTCTCTGGTTGTGAATACTAAAGTTGCTCCTGAACAGTATTTAGTGACTCTTAGGGAAGGGGATTGGATTGTTTTTAATCAGGATTTCAATGGCACTTATACAGGTGCTATTTCTGGAGCAGGAGGTTTAGCAAAACTGGGTAAAGGAGTGCTTACCTTAACAGGAAATAATAAAAATCGTAATTCTATTACTCGCATATTTTCTGGGGAAATTTCTATTAAGAGTTCTGAAAATTTAGGAGAGCACGGATTTGTTTCTTTTAAAGGAGGAGCTTTACATATTACAGATTCTTTAGAGATCAAGAACTCTCTTGTTGGGAACGTGCGTCTTATTATAGATGAAGGGAAAACAGCAGAGATTTCAGGATCGGTTGGTAATGAACAAATCCCAGAAAGCGCTCTTTCCATTGAAGGTAAAGGGACAATTTGTTTAAAAGGTCCTAATTCTTACCAAGGAGATACAAACGTATTAGGAGCGATACTTCAACTTGAATCCGAAGCTAATTTAGGAAAAGGAGCGCTTATTTTAAACCATGCAACGCTAAAAGCAGCATCAGATACGAGACATTTAGATTTAAAACGCGATATGGTTTTAGATAAGGTAGGCATAATACATACAAACGATAGAACTATAAATATTTTAGGAAATATTAGGAGTGATTTAGAGCAAGCTCGTCTAATTAAAGAGGGTTCAGGAAAATTAGCTATTCATGGAAATTTGCATAACACGAATTTATCTATTAAAGAAGGGATCGTACATGTGAGCCCACCTTTTGGAGCAGATCAAGAATTGGTCTTTCGGAAGATGGAAAGTGTTCAGGGAACTCTTAGTAAAATAGATGAATATAAAGAACATGCTTTATCTTTACGAGAGTCTCCTATGAAAGTTCTAAACAATGTTTTTATTCATTCTGATGCAGATTTAATGATTGATAGAAACCTGGTGTACATAAACGACCTTTCTGGTGATGGCCGCATTATGTTACAAGATAATTCAGGTTATCTAGTGATGGAATCAGGAGATTTTTCTGGTTCTCTATCTTCTTCTCTACCTTCTTCTCGTTTCACAGGAAACGATCTAACAATTGTGAAAACAGGTAAAGGAGAATTAAAATTAAAAGGGGATAACTCTAACTTATTTGCAAATCTAATGATCAAAGAAGGAAAAGTGCAAGCAAATGGTTCAATGGGGGTTGATGTAATTGTAACAGAAACAGGTATTTTTAGCGGAAATAGCTCTGTTACTAGCCTATTAAACGAAGGCGGGGTAGCTCCGGGTAACTCCATTGGAACACTTCATGTTGAAGAGGATTTTACACAGAGTCCATTGGGACGTTTAGATATAAAAGTAAATGCAAAAAGGGAATCCGATGTTGTTACAGTGGGTAATCAAGCTTCTTTAGCAGGGCGTTTACGCATTCTGCCTGAGCCTGGAATTTATCAAACTGGAGCAGAATATACGATTTTAGACGCAAAAACAGTAGAAGGAACTTTTGATAACGTAGAAAATACAGCTTTGGATATCGCTTTATTTGATGTTGGGTATAAACCAGATGAGGTTGTTCTATCTGTCACAAAAACTATGTATCAGTTGCCCACAGATAATAACATGTCAGATTTTTCTAAAAATCTAACTAATCTTATGCAAGATGCGCAATTTAAAGAAGGAACAGATGCTTTTAAGATTATTGAAAACATTTTTGCTGTTGATAATAAGGATTTAGATAAAGTCTATTCTCAGATGGCACCTGTTCAATTAGGAGGTATGACTTATGAGAGTTATATTAATGCTGCTAGCGTAGCAAATAGTTTTACCAATGCTTTGCGCCGCAATGATAGATGTGTTGATTCTATTTCTACCATTTGGATGGAACCAATGGGACATTATGCTCATCAAACGTATGGATATGGACTGGAAAATTATAAGTCTTATATGGGAGGAGTTGTAGTAGGAGGATATCATTTTGCTAATGAAAATATAGTAATTGGCGGTGGAATTGGTTATACCGATTCTTGCCTAATATGGGATAAGAAGGCAGCTGTGTCTCATATTTCTAGTTTTTATGCAGGTTTAAATGGGGGCTGGATAGGAAGCTCCTTTTATGCAAATGCTTCTATTATTGTTTCTGCAAATACTTTTGAAAATAAACGTCATTTAAAATTTGCAAAAGTGGATCATATAATAAAAAGTGAACACCATGGAATTGGTTTAACATCTCGTGTAGAAGCCGGCTACAATTTTGCTGTAACACAAAATATTTGTTTAAGGCCTTTTGTGGACTTAAGTAGCTATCATATTTTTGAAAGGCCTGTTAATGAGAAGAAATCCTCCCCTTTTCATTTTCATAGAGCTGCTTTGACATCTCATGAGCTTCAAGGTAAAATTGCAATGGAAGCAACAGGAAATTTTACATGTAATTCCCTATGTTTTTCTCCTGGAATGCTTTTGGGATGGATTGCACAAACTCCGATTGGCAAAGCTGATTATAAAGTATCTTTAAACGATACCGATAAGCATTTAGACGTTAAAGGGTTTCAAAAACATAAAATCAATCAGCAAATAGCGGTAGGAGCAAATGTAATAGCTAGTTATAAAGCAACTGCTATTTCTTTGTATTACGAGCTTGATTTGGAAAAAAATCACTCTCTTATCCATCAAGCAGCTGCTAGCATAGATTTGAAATTCTAA
- the ubiE gene encoding bifunctional demethylmenaquinone methyltransferase/2-methoxy-6-polyprenyl-1,4-benzoquinol methylase UbiE, producing MLREKNPPSRFEIWKMFDKISLTYDLVNRVMTFGLDGLWRKKMTAFLPEKNPLILLDCATGTADQLLAFMRYSKKITSAIGIDLSQEMLQIANKKIKKKGYDSCISLQEASLLNLPFEDCCFDCISISFGIRNVMDVHMALQECFRVLKPQGRLIILEGTVPHNRLLKVGHRIYLRYLLPFLGGLISGQPQAYQYLNDTIFSFPCGESFCTYLRDARFTSVKATPLTGGAVFIYQGDRMT from the coding sequence ATGTTAAGAGAAAAAAATCCTCCTTCAAGATTTGAAATCTGGAAGATGTTTGATAAAATCTCTCTTACATATGATTTAGTAAATCGAGTTATGACTTTTGGATTAGATGGCTTGTGGCGAAAAAAAATGACTGCCTTTTTACCAGAAAAAAACCCATTAATTCTACTGGATTGTGCAACGGGAACTGCAGATCAGCTATTAGCTTTCATGCGTTATTCTAAAAAAATCACTTCTGCTATAGGTATCGATCTATCTCAAGAAATGTTACAAATAGCGAATAAAAAAATCAAAAAAAAAGGTTATGATTCCTGCATTTCTCTACAAGAAGCTAGTTTATTAAATCTTCCTTTTGAAGATTGTTGCTTTGATTGTATCTCTATTTCTTTTGGTATTCGAAATGTAATGGATGTTCACATGGCACTTCAAGAATGTTTTCGTGTATTAAAACCACAAGGTAGACTTATTATTCTAGAAGGAACAGTTCCTCACAATCGATTATTAAAAGTAGGACATCGTATTTATCTACGCTATCTTCTACCCTTTCTAGGAGGACTGATTTCAGGACAACCTCAAGCCTACCAGTATCTAAATGACACAATTTTTAGTTTCCCTTGTGGAGAAAGTTTCTGCACCTATTTAAGAGATGCAAGGTTTACGTCGGTAAAAGCTACTCCTTTAACAGGTGGTGCTGTCTTTATTTACCAAGGAGATCGAATGACATGA
- a CDS encoding isochorismate synthase — MRTFFVNNTSFTYDSCLLDFSYLSNISWLASQDIYPKVYWKDKYTKTTRMALGSLLCYSNIPHIEQTENMDLRFFGGIHFPGSAWGEELPSTQFWLPRFEIVQTDDKITLIAHYINQNPDFLVFREFKPENSIEQVTPCVKISHLPSWTEWKKNVEHVLSIKGLEKIVLARQTQFTTTPAWPLLQALEKKAEAATCFAFQFSKDSTFLGATPETLFHRKKNAVFSEAIAGTRPRGINENELAHELKSSAKDNREFNFVKKFIEQALLPLSSQLNWQKDQILHTTSVQHLYNKAMATLTSNCTDQKLLAALHPTPAVCGTPTQKALKLLKSLEPFPRGWYSGAIGWLGTKGADIAVGIRSALVTSSCLQVFAGAGIVQGSNPLKEWEELEDKTAAFCKILS, encoded by the coding sequence ATGAGAACTTTTTTTGTAAACAACACATCTTTTACCTACGATTCTTGCTTACTTGATTTCTCTTATCTTTCCAATATTTCCTGGCTTGCTTCTCAGGATATCTATCCTAAAGTCTATTGGAAAGATAAATACACTAAGACAACTCGCATGGCACTAGGCTCGCTTTTGTGTTACTCTAACATCCCTCATATTGAACAAACAGAAAATATGGATCTTCGCTTTTTTGGAGGCATCCATTTTCCTGGATCTGCTTGGGGAGAAGAACTTCCCAGTACTCAGTTTTGGTTACCTCGTTTTGAAATTGTCCAAACCGATGATAAAATTACATTGATTGCACACTATATCAATCAAAATCCTGATTTCCTGGTTTTTAGAGAGTTCAAACCAGAAAATTCTATAGAGCAGGTTACTCCCTGTGTTAAAATTTCTCATTTACCTAGTTGGACTGAGTGGAAAAAAAATGTCGAACACGTACTTTCTATCAAAGGCCTTGAAAAAATTGTACTTGCACGTCAAACACAATTTACCACCACTCCTGCTTGGCCTTTATTACAAGCCCTTGAAAAAAAAGCTGAAGCAGCCACTTGCTTTGCCTTTCAGTTTTCAAAAGACTCTACCTTTTTAGGGGCTACTCCAGAAACCTTATTCCATAGAAAAAAAAACGCGGTTTTTAGTGAAGCTATTGCAGGGACAAGACCGCGTGGAATAAATGAGAATGAGCTAGCTCATGAACTTAAGTCTTCTGCTAAAGACAATCGAGAATTTAATTTTGTGAAAAAATTTATTGAACAAGCTCTTTTACCTCTCTCTAGTCAGTTAAACTGGCAAAAGGATCAAATCTTGCACACAACTTCTGTGCAACATTTATATAATAAAGCAATGGCTACTCTAACTTCTAATTGTACAGATCAAAAACTATTAGCAGCTCTACATCCTACACCAGCTGTATGCGGGACACCTACTCAAAAAGCCCTTAAACTCTTAAAATCCTTAGAACCCTTTCCGCGTGGTTGGTACAGTGGAGCCATTGGCTGGCTAGGAACTAAAGGAGCCGATATAGCCGTTGGGATACGCTCTGCTCTTGTGACTAGCTCTTGCTTGCAAGTATTTGCTGGTGCTGGAATTGTTCAAGGAAGCAATCCTTTAAAAGAATGGGAAGAGTTAGAAGATAAAACAGCCGCTTTTTGTAAGATACTTTCATGA
- the typA gene encoding translational GTPase TypA, with protein sequence MSYSKKIRDPKKIRNIAIIAHIDHGKTTLLDSLLKQSNIFRENEATAERMMDNYDQEKERGITIFAKHTSIEFEEFKINIIDTPGHADFSGEVERVLGMVNSVLLLIDAQEGPMPQTRFVLAQALKVGLKPIVVLNKIDRPHANPDRALNLTFDLFVELGANDQQLEFSICYASGLSGFATREPNDPRVNMRPLFEMIIENVSPPPGNLELPFLMQASTLSYDDFVGRQACGRILEGKIAKGQTISRVDVNGHASLHKVTRIEGYHGLKKVEVDEAGVGDIICISGIAEITIGDTLCDPSHIIQLPPITLAEPTLSVELMVNNSPFVGKDGKHVTMNKIRERLAQEKLANISLKIEDHFRDDAVRVCGRGELHLAVLIEAMRREGYEFTICKPQVILKEIEKVQHEPFENVHIEVPQEFSGSVIEELSRRKAEMRSLSTNEHGITSLEFLVPTRGLMGYRNDFLTITKGLGILTSVFDSYAPWKGPIEGRPKGVLISNGPGKVTGYASFSIQNRGTLFVAPGDDVYEGMIVGENNRDNDLVVNIVRGKQLTNVRASGTDENIILSPPRKFTLEQAIDFIEDDELIETTPHFIRLRKKYLSENERKRA encoded by the coding sequence ATGTCTTATTCCAAAAAAATTCGCGACCCCAAAAAGATTCGTAATATTGCAATCATCGCTCACATCGATCATGGTAAAACAACTCTATTAGATAGCTTGCTTAAACAGTCCAATATCTTTCGAGAAAACGAAGCTACTGCTGAGAGAATGATGGATAATTACGATCAGGAAAAAGAGAGAGGAATTACCATCTTTGCAAAGCATACTAGTATCGAATTTGAGGAATTTAAAATTAATATTATAGACACTCCTGGCCACGCCGATTTTTCAGGCGAAGTAGAACGTGTTTTAGGTATGGTCAATTCCGTTCTTCTTTTGATAGATGCTCAAGAAGGCCCCATGCCTCAAACCCGTTTTGTACTTGCTCAAGCATTAAAAGTTGGCTTAAAGCCCATTGTTGTGCTTAACAAAATTGATCGCCCTCATGCAAATCCCGATCGAGCTTTAAACCTTACTTTTGATTTATTTGTCGAATTAGGCGCAAATGATCAGCAGCTTGAATTTTCTATCTGCTATGCATCTGGATTATCTGGCTTTGCTACACGTGAACCAAATGATCCACGTGTAAATATGAGACCTTTATTTGAAATGATTATCGAGAACGTCTCTCCTCCTCCAGGTAATCTAGAATTACCTTTCCTCATGCAAGCTAGTACATTGAGCTATGATGATTTTGTAGGCCGTCAGGCCTGTGGTCGTATTCTTGAAGGAAAAATTGCTAAAGGGCAAACCATTAGTAGAGTAGACGTGAATGGACATGCCTCTTTACATAAAGTAACGCGTATTGAAGGATATCACGGATTAAAAAAAGTAGAAGTTGATGAAGCTGGTGTAGGGGATATTATTTGCATTTCAGGAATCGCTGAGATCACCATTGGCGATACTCTATGTGACCCTTCCCACATTATACAATTACCTCCCATTACACTTGCAGAGCCCACGCTATCTGTTGAGTTAATGGTTAATAATTCCCCTTTTGTAGGTAAAGATGGCAAACATGTAACGATGAATAAAATAAGAGAACGATTAGCTCAAGAAAAACTAGCTAATATCTCTTTGAAAATTGAAGATCATTTTCGAGATGATGCCGTTCGTGTTTGTGGTAGAGGTGAATTACATTTAGCTGTTTTAATCGAAGCTATGCGTCGAGAAGGCTATGAATTTACTATTTGTAAGCCTCAGGTTATCTTAAAAGAAATAGAGAAGGTTCAACATGAACCCTTTGAAAATGTTCATATTGAAGTACCTCAAGAATTCTCAGGGAGTGTGATTGAAGAGCTTTCTCGTCGCAAAGCAGAAATGCGCTCCTTAAGTACAAACGAGCATGGCATTACCAGCTTAGAGTTTCTCGTTCCTACTCGTGGTTTGATGGGGTATCGCAATGATTTTCTAACCATAACTAAAGGCTTAGGTATTTTAACTTCGGTTTTTGATAGCTACGCTCCATGGAAAGGACCCATTGAAGGCAGACCAAAAGGGGTTCTCATTTCAAATGGGCCAGGCAAAGTTACAGGGTATGCTAGCTTTAGCATACAAAATAGAGGGACTCTATTTGTAGCTCCTGGAGATGATGTCTATGAAGGAATGATTGTGGGAGAAAACAATCGAGATAATGATCTAGTAGTAAATATTGTAAGAGGAAAACAGCTCACAAATGTTAGAGCTTCAGGAACTGATGAAAATATTATTCTTTCTCCCCCACGTAAATTCACTTTAGAACAAGCTATTGATTTTATTGAAGACGATGAGTTAATTGAAACCACTCCTCATTTTATTCGTTTACGCAAAAAATACCTTTCAGAAAACGAGCGCAAACGCGCTTAA
- a CDS encoding DUF721 domain-containing protein, which translates to MMRKDNRLTNKLLVNLLPKMLERIVAIQKDRPDLIVSAWREIIGKDLAVMAKAIGFEKGVLMVKVSNSTLYSLLAQHEKKRLLQMLRKKFPSIDIKTIHFRIG; encoded by the coding sequence ATGATGAGAAAAGATAACCGTTTAACAAACAAGTTACTTGTAAATCTTTTGCCTAAAATGCTTGAACGCATTGTTGCCATACAGAAAGATCGACCAGATTTAATTGTATCGGCGTGGCGGGAAATTATTGGGAAAGACCTCGCTGTTATGGCTAAAGCAATAGGCTTTGAAAAAGGGGTTTTAATGGTAAAAGTTAGTAATTCTACTTTATATAGCTTACTTGCCCAACATGAAAAAAAACGTTTACTGCAAATGCTGCGTAAAAAATTTCCCTCTATTGATATAAAAACAATTCATTTTCGTATCGGTTAA
- a CDS encoding magnesium transporter: protein MILLTEEQKDSNGLTESKTSHLHDVLRKKLELAFHKQTSTVVVHDIIKIVTEHSAIDLAYAASELPPRARPVIYENLSNSNDKIAFLINTDSNTRSAVLHYISDEEIKNILEEMAPDEGVEILEDIPERRFRRIMEILEPTKAAKVREIKKHQRNTAGRLMTNEFFSFTMDIKVEEAASYIRDNPGIDLTRQIFIVNQEGILQGYVPARNLIVNSAHLPLKQVMRPVLHKVTADASREEVVEIVERYKSTALTVVDSNNCLVGVITNEDVLDAIADIADETIANMAGTAEKFSEHEPFIKRFLSRAPWLIVTLCAGLINVGVMSSFQRYDGGILTFVMFFVPLITGMSGNIGIQCSTILVRSMAIGLISVTNRAEAILKELLIGITAGTTFGLLCGICVYALDFVGISGSGFTSVAVGIMVGIGLMGACIGSTALGVLSPLFFARIGIDPAVASGPIVTALNDFLSMSIYFLIAIGLSSLFF from the coding sequence ATGATTTTGCTAACCGAAGAGCAAAAAGACTCTAATGGCTTAACGGAATCTAAAACTTCCCATTTACATGATGTTCTGCGAAAAAAACTAGAACTTGCTTTTCACAAGCAAACCTCTACAGTTGTTGTTCATGATATTATAAAAATAGTGACAGAGCATTCTGCAATTGATCTAGCTTATGCTGCTTCGGAACTTCCTCCACGTGCCAGACCGGTGATTTACGAGAATTTATCTAATAGCAACGACAAAATTGCTTTTTTGATTAACACAGATAGCAACACAAGATCTGCTGTATTACATTATATTAGCGACGAAGAAATAAAAAATATTTTAGAAGAAATGGCTCCTGATGAAGGAGTAGAAATCTTAGAAGACATCCCTGAAAGGCGCTTTAGACGAATCATGGAGATTTTAGAGCCTACAAAAGCTGCAAAAGTTCGAGAGATTAAAAAACATCAGCGCAATACGGCTGGACGTTTAATGACAAATGAATTTTTTTCTTTTACAATGGATATAAAAGTAGAAGAAGCTGCATCTTATATTAGAGATAATCCAGGGATTGATTTAACAAGACAAATTTTTATTGTTAATCAAGAAGGAATATTACAAGGATATGTTCCTGCAAGAAATTTGATTGTCAATTCAGCCCATTTACCGCTTAAACAAGTCATGCGTCCTGTTTTGCACAAAGTAACAGCCGATGCCTCCCGTGAAGAAGTAGTGGAAATTGTTGAAAGGTATAAAAGCACTGCCTTAACCGTTGTGGATAGTAATAATTGTTTAGTGGGTGTGATTACCAATGAGGATGTCCTTGATGCTATAGCGGATATTGCTGATGAAACGATTGCAAACATGGCGGGTACTGCGGAAAAATTTAGCGAACATGAACCTTTTATAAAAAGATTTTTATCTCGAGCTCCATGGTTAATTGTAACTCTCTGTGCTGGTTTAATCAATGTAGGGGTAATGTCCTCTTTTCAGAGATATGATGGAGGAATTTTAACCTTTGTGATGTTTTTTGTGCCTTTGATCACAGGTATGTCTGGTAACATAGGTATTCAATGTAGTACAATCCTTGTAAGAAGTATGGCAATTGGATTAATTTCAGTAACGAATCGCGCAGAAGCTATTTTAAAAGAATTGCTTATCGGAATAACTGCTGGTACAACTTTTGGATTGCTATGCGGGATTTGTGTATATGCGCTTGATTTTGTAGGGATTTCTGGATCTGGATTTACTTCTGTAGCTGTTGGGATTATGGTAGGTATAGGGTTAATGGGAGCTTGTATTGGAAGTACTGCTTTAGGCGTACTTTCCCCTTTGTTTTTTGCGCGTATTGGAATAGATCCTGCTGTAGCATCAGGACCTATTGTTACAGCTCTAAATGATTTTTTATCTATGTCTATTTATTTTTTAATAGCTATAGGATTAAGTTCATTGTTTTTTTGA